The region TAGTTTAACTTCCGGTGGAGCGTCTTTGTCTGAATCTTTATCAGAGTCAGTTGAAAAATGCGGAGAAAGCGCATATTTTGGTCCGAATGGCATTTTCCAAAAAGCGTACATTTCTTATAGGGGAAAACAATATGATACTTCAACGCCTTTTCTTGGTATTTATCATGGTGAAGGCTTTGAATTTGTTATTGAAGCTAAAGTAGATACAGATGATAAAAAGAAATGTATGATTTTATTACACCCAAGTTCCTACGCTTTAGGTTATATTGAGGCTAACGGAGCGTCGGATAAACAAACTTTTATTAAGTTTTCAGAGGATACAGAAGGCAGTACAATAACTTACAGAATACCATATAGGTTTGATTTATATGATAACAGTGGCAATCCTTTGGTTGATAATTTTAAAGGTAAAGTTAATATTTATCTTTTTGAAATAGTACAATTTCACCCTGAAGTTAAGACAACCCTTCATTATAGAATACCTTTTGCGACTTTTAATATTAATATAAGAAAACCTGAAATTTATAATTTTTACCAATCAAACTCTGTTATCAATATTTATGATACTAATAGCAATAATGACAGTTTTGAAATAAAGTTCTCTTTCACAGGTCTTAAAGAAGGTGATGAGTATAGTATTTATTATGATGTAGATGGTGATGGAAGTTTCGAACTTTATGACAATAAAAAATATACTTTTTCTCATACTGGCAGTTCTTCAAGTCAGGAGGTTTTTATTCTATGCAATAATTTTACGAAAAGCGGCGCTAATTTTGTGTATAAGTGTGCTGTTGATGGCGATGAACCAAGTACGTTTTTCATTAAACCAAGCGCTTATTCAGGAAAATTATTCGTTGTTTTAACTGACTACAAAATAGATGGGAATTATTATTTGGCTACTGATCATTTTACTGTACCAGTTACAGTTTGTGATGAGAAGTCTTGTTTTTTTGGTGTTTTTCCAAAGAGTAATATTGAGGAGTTTATAAATTCTCTTTCTAATTTTGTTTTTGTTTTAATATCAATAGGAGCAATTTTAATGATTATTATAGGTGGTTTTGTTCTTTTAACTTCAGGAGGTAATTATGAAAGAATACAAAAAGGCAAAAAGATTCTAACTTATGCAATTTTAGGTTTTGTAGTGGCTTTATTTGCTAATATAATATACGCTTTAATTAAAACGATAATAATTTAGGTATTAAGTATTTTATAATTATAAATTTTTCATAATTTCTTCAGCCCTATTTTCTCGTTTTGTTTTATGTTTTTTAATTTTTATTTTTTTATTTCATCTTTTGTTGTCTACACCTTACCACTTTTGAAGGTTTATGCAACACCTTTTCATAAAAATAATTGAAAATTGGTGGATTTTCTGTTATTCTTATTATATAAAAGCTTTTAAGCTTTATTTTTAATTTATGGAAAATAAGAATTTTAAAAAACCTCCTGTTGTGGTGGTGATGGGTCATGTTGACGCTGGCAAGACCTCTATTTTAGATTACATAAGAAGAACTAAAGTTGCAGAGAAAGAAGCAGGTGGAATAACTCAACATATAGGAGCATATCAAATTGATTATAAAGGCAATAAAATAACATTTTTAGATACGCCGGGACATGAAGCTTTTAATGCTATGAGAAGTAGGGGAGCAAAAGTTGCTGATATTGCTGTTTTGGTTGTTGGTGCAGATGAAGGCGTAAAACCCCAAACAAAAGAAGCAATTGAAATAATTAAAAAAGAAGGCTTGCCAATGATAGTTGCCATAAACAAAATAGACAAACCAGGCGCTGATATTGAAAAAGTAAAAAGTGATTTAGCGCAACACGGAGTTTTACTTGAAGGATATGGAGGCGATGTTTCTTTTGCGGCAACAAGCGCCAAAACAGGCCACGGAATAGACGAACTATTAGAACTTATCATATTGGCTTATGAACTATCTCCTGTTAATGTTAGTTTAGAAGGCGAATTAGAAGGTGTTATAATAGAAGCAACAAAAGACAGCAAAAAAGGAAACGTAGCAACGGTTTTAATAAGAAATGGAGTTTTAAGAATTGGTGATATAATAGGAACAAAATCGGCCTATGCTAAAGTTAAAATGATGGAAGATTTTACAGGAATGAAAGTAAAAGAGGTTTTACCCGGAATGCCTGTTTTAATTTTCGGGTTTAAAAATCTTCCTGTTGTAGGTGATAAAGTTAAAAGATTTAATTCTCAACAAGAGGCTGAAAGTTATATTAAGAAAAAAGAAAGAAAAGAAAAAGAAATTAATGTTTTGCCAAACCATGAAGGCAAAAAAGTAATAAATATTGTTTTAAAAGCAGACGTAGAAGGAAGCTTGGATGCTTTAGAATATGTGTTAAAAGGAATAAAAGACGAAGAAGTTTTATTAAGAATTATTAAAAAAGGGGTGGGAGAAGCGACTGATAAAGACGCCAAAATAGCAGATGCTGGGAATGCTATTATATTTGCCTTTAGAACTAAAATTTCAAAGCCAGCGTTAAATTTAATTGATGCTAAAAAGATTAAAGTA is a window of bacterium HR34 DNA encoding:
- the infB gene encoding Translation initiation factor IF-2 — protein: MENKNFKKPPVVVVMGHVDAGKTSILDYIRRTKVAEKEAGGITQHIGAYQIDYKGNKITFLDTPGHEAFNAMRSRGAKVADIAVLVVGADEGVKPQTKEAIEIIKKEGLPMIVAINKIDKPGADIEKVKSDLAQHGVLLEGYGGDVSFAATSAKTGHGIDELLELIILAYELSPVNVSLEGELEGVIIEATKDSKKGNVATVLIRNGVLRIGDIIGTKSAYAKVKMMEDFTGMKVKEVLPGMPVLIFGFKNLPVVGDKVKRFNSQQEAESYIKKKERKEKEINVLPNHEGKKVINIVLKADVEGSLDALEYVLKGIKDEEVLLRIIKKGVGEATDKDAKIADAGNAIIFAFRTKISKPALNLIDAKKIKVYTADVIYDFVEVARKMIDDIKKPKEQRIDLGKLKVLVVFMTKKQRQIIGCRVLDGEVRKGVRLEILRDGEVIGEGKLISLEKNKQDIGQAKKGDEVGILYEGNVKIEVGDEINVYYIEK